A genomic segment from Halomonas sp. TA22 encodes:
- a CDS encoding 4-oxalomesaconate tautomerase, whose protein sequence is MIMRGGTSRGPFLHMSDLPDDEAARTELLLNLMGSGHALQIDGIGGGNPLTSKVAIVERSTIPNVDVDYLFAQVDVLERRVDYNPNCGNMLSAVGPYAIETGLVEACDGITQVRVRNLNTQRLIECQVPTPHRQVSYEGETHISGVPGSAAGIRLSFLDVVGAKTGQLLPTGHAYEEIDGISVTCLDAATPTVMLAAKDLGISGNESAAELDNNQAMLTRLELIRREAGLRMGMGDVSQSVLPKPLLLSVSDDPSCTLRARYFVPQRCHKSIAVTGAIALASAVSVPGTTANQLAVASHRFDDCTLLARVRFEHPSGVIDLEVEHREGNAHDISRVSLIRTARKIMRGTIFYKAKEHSTSLTGSTGKQSTSS, encoded by the coding sequence ATGATCATGAGAGGAGGCACATCCCGAGGGCCTTTTCTCCATATGAGCGATCTGCCTGATGACGAGGCAGCACGTACCGAACTACTGCTGAATCTGATGGGATCAGGGCACGCGCTTCAAATCGACGGCATCGGTGGAGGCAACCCACTAACCAGCAAGGTTGCTATTGTAGAACGCTCTACAATCCCCAACGTTGATGTGGACTACCTGTTTGCTCAGGTCGACGTGCTTGAACGACGCGTCGACTACAACCCAAATTGTGGCAATATGTTATCTGCGGTAGGGCCATATGCCATCGAAACTGGACTAGTCGAAGCTTGCGACGGCATCACCCAGGTCCGCGTTCGCAATCTTAATACGCAACGCCTAATCGAATGTCAGGTCCCCACCCCGCACAGACAGGTTAGCTACGAAGGCGAAACCCATATCAGCGGTGTCCCTGGCAGCGCAGCAGGTATTCGTCTGAGTTTTCTCGATGTAGTCGGTGCAAAAACGGGGCAGCTACTCCCTACTGGGCACGCCTACGAGGAGATCGATGGCATTTCGGTCACCTGCCTGGATGCTGCGACCCCGACAGTCATGCTGGCGGCAAAAGATCTGGGCATAAGCGGCAATGAGTCGGCTGCGGAGCTTGATAATAATCAAGCAATGTTGACTCGCCTGGAGTTGATCCGGCGCGAGGCTGGGCTACGCATGGGCATGGGAGATGTCAGCCAAAGCGTTCTGCCCAAGCCCCTTCTGCTATCCGTATCCGATGATCCCTCTTGTACGCTTCGAGCCCGTTACTTCGTTCCGCAGCGTTGCCACAAGTCCATCGCCGTTACCGGCGCGATTGCACTTGCCTCGGCAGTCAGCGTACCTGGCACCACGGCAAACCAACTTGCTGTTGCCAGCCACCGCTTCGATGACTGCACTCTTCTAGCGCGCGTACGATTCGAACACCCCTCTGGCGTTATCGATCTCGAGGTCGAGCATCGTGAAGGAAATGCTCACGATATATCGCGTGTATCACTGATACGGACCGCACGTAAGATCATGAGAGGCACGATTTTCTATAAAGCCAAAGAGCACAGCACCTCTCTAACCGGCAGTACAGGAAAACAATCCACGAGCAGCTGA
- a CDS encoding tricarboxylate transporter codes for MTHDHPKNCVLPKRFFAFGLIASALMLNGLVGSAQADETTLPGNITFTVPFGVGGGTDVWARFFVPWFSEHLPGEPTIMIDNVPGGGSINGANLFATRARSDGSAILATSASTQFPAMLDDSRVRYDYADWTPILASPTGGVVYVSGGMGENQESALETLLETPVQFAAQTPTGLEMPVLIALDLLGTEVTPVFGMRSRGEGRLAFERGEAEIDFQTTSAYLNSVVPMVEAGQAIPLFSLGMLNEDGELVRDPAFPDLPTFNEVYERVHGEAPTGPGYDAFRQFFASGYALQKLIMLPNDTPTEIIEAYRNAASEFISNPRFTDESDAQLGPYEPVIGNVVERHLANVMTLEDATRDWLAEWLDRQYGVSL; via the coding sequence ATGACACATGATCATCCCAAGAACTGCGTACTGCCAAAAAGATTTTTCGCTTTCGGCCTTATCGCATCTGCATTAATGCTTAATGGGCTAGTCGGTTCCGCCCAAGCTGATGAAACGACGCTGCCAGGGAACATCACATTCACCGTACCCTTTGGAGTAGGTGGCGGCACAGACGTCTGGGCAAGATTCTTTGTACCATGGTTCAGCGAGCATCTACCTGGTGAACCCACCATCATGATCGACAACGTTCCTGGCGGCGGATCGATCAATGGGGCCAATCTATTCGCCACACGAGCCCGCAGCGACGGTAGCGCTATATTGGCAACATCAGCATCCACTCAGTTTCCTGCCATGCTGGATGATTCTCGCGTTCGATACGATTATGCCGACTGGACTCCCATCCTGGCCTCACCCACCGGCGGCGTTGTCTATGTCAGCGGAGGGATGGGCGAGAATCAAGAGAGTGCCCTGGAGACGCTGCTTGAAACTCCAGTCCAGTTCGCTGCACAGACTCCTACAGGCCTTGAGATGCCGGTTCTGATCGCACTTGATCTACTCGGCACGGAGGTCACCCCTGTCTTTGGCATGCGGAGCCGTGGTGAAGGACGACTTGCTTTCGAACGTGGTGAAGCTGAGATCGACTTTCAAACGACATCGGCATATTTAAATAGTGTGGTGCCGATGGTTGAAGCAGGCCAGGCGATTCCTCTCTTCTCTCTCGGCATGTTGAACGAAGATGGCGAATTGGTACGCGACCCAGCCTTTCCTGATCTACCCACGTTCAATGAAGTTTATGAACGGGTGCATGGAGAAGCTCCCACGGGTCCCGGCTACGATGCCTTTCGCCAGTTCTTCGCTTCCGGTTATGCACTACAGAAGCTGATCATGTTGCCCAACGATACCCCGACTGAAATTATCGAGGCTTACCGGAATGCAGCAAGTGAGTTCATTAGCAACCCACGCTTCACTGATGAATCCGACGCACAACTAGGTCCCTATGAGCCCGTTATCGGGAATGTGGTGGAACGACACTTGGCGAATGTCATGACCTTGGAGGATGCCACGCGAGACTGGCTGGCTGAATGGCTAGACCGCCAGTATGGCGTCAGCCTCTAG
- a CDS encoding tripartite tricarboxylate transporter permease: MIDILLSSLGQVFTLPHLLYMMLGVVIGLIVGIIPGLGGIAGMSLLLPFLYGMDTTIALGMLMGLVAVIPTGDTFASVLLGIPGSSASQATVLDGFALAKRGQAARALSSAFLASMIGGLIGAVILTAFILIARPLVLSFSSSELFMLTLLGLSMVAVLSSGDMFKGIAACGLGLLVGGIGMAPATGEFRLNLGIDYLYDGIPLVVIGLGIFALPEIIDLLAKRGSIANHPCELGKGWKQGIRDVKQQRGLLARCAAIGSLVGTVPGLAGSVVDWLTYGHAVQSAKDRSQFGKGDIRGVIAPEAANNATACGAMVPTLLFGIPGSGTAAVFLGGLMLLGLQPGIGMIETHLDLTYTIIWSLALANILGAVLCLGLAGPVASLTRIRFAILAPLITVLILFAAFQATRSAGDLLALGLVGTLGVLFKRAGWSRPAFLIGFVLAAGAETYFYQAYQFQGVGAFARPGVAIIGLMILAAFLLPWIKGLLQSRRQSQTSDLGAAVTRSKSSLPTLGAIDLLIFSGLLLIVIFAWFDTREMTLLGRVFPVLAIGIILVAGGAEILRMCIRSVKWETQPMREEIVWLGGFFSLVGLVLTIGFISSATLFSLAFLLFFAKIKPWLALGLASGVCIFLLTMAHFMSLTYPSGILDSWLFG, encoded by the coding sequence ATGATCGATATTCTGCTCTCAAGTCTCGGACAAGTCTTTACCCTACCGCACTTACTCTACATGATGCTTGGCGTCGTTATTGGCCTGATCGTAGGAATCATTCCTGGCCTCGGTGGTATCGCCGGCATGTCTCTGCTGTTGCCTTTTCTGTACGGCATGGACACTACCATAGCGCTAGGCATGTTGATGGGGTTAGTGGCGGTAATCCCCACTGGCGATACCTTCGCTTCCGTCTTGCTCGGCATCCCTGGCTCTAGTGCATCTCAAGCGACTGTCCTGGATGGCTTCGCACTAGCCAAGCGCGGCCAGGCAGCACGTGCTTTATCCAGTGCCTTTCTTGCATCAATGATCGGCGGTCTAATCGGTGCCGTGATATTGACCGCCTTCATCTTGATAGCAAGACCCTTGGTACTGTCTTTCTCATCTTCCGAATTATTCATGCTCACGTTACTCGGCCTATCAATGGTGGCGGTGCTTTCCAGCGGCGACATGTTCAAGGGGATAGCGGCTTGTGGACTAGGTCTCTTGGTAGGTGGTATCGGGATGGCGCCCGCTACCGGAGAGTTCCGACTCAACCTGGGCATCGACTACCTCTATGATGGCATCCCTCTGGTCGTTATTGGCCTAGGGATCTTTGCCCTACCAGAAATAATAGATCTGCTCGCTAAACGTGGCTCTATTGCAAATCACCCCTGTGAATTGGGAAAAGGCTGGAAGCAAGGGATACGTGATGTCAAACAGCAGCGCGGTTTGTTGGCACGCTGCGCGGCTATCGGCAGTCTCGTGGGTACTGTGCCGGGACTCGCCGGCTCGGTAGTCGACTGGCTCACCTACGGCCATGCCGTGCAGAGCGCCAAGGATAGGTCCCAATTCGGCAAGGGGGATATTCGTGGCGTGATAGCCCCTGAGGCGGCTAACAACGCCACGGCCTGTGGCGCCATGGTGCCCACACTATTGTTTGGCATCCCTGGCTCGGGTACCGCAGCGGTATTTCTTGGCGGCCTCATGCTTTTAGGTCTACAACCCGGTATCGGCATGATCGAAACCCACCTCGATCTGACCTATACCATTATCTGGTCGCTGGCACTTGCCAATATTCTCGGTGCCGTTTTATGCCTAGGCCTGGCCGGCCCAGTGGCCAGCCTGACCCGGATACGCTTCGCCATTCTGGCACCTTTGATCACTGTGCTAATTTTGTTCGCGGCTTTCCAGGCAACACGCTCTGCTGGTGATCTCTTGGCCTTGGGCCTGGTAGGTACCCTGGGTGTTCTTTTCAAACGAGCGGGCTGGTCACGACCTGCATTCCTGATTGGTTTCGTGCTAGCAGCAGGGGCTGAAACCTATTTCTATCAGGCCTATCAGTTTCAGGGCGTCGGCGCTTTTGCGCGTCCAGGAGTTGCCATCATTGGTCTCATGATACTGGCAGCGTTCTTGCTTCCCTGGATCAAAGGGCTCTTGCAATCCCGTCGACAAAGTCAGACTAGTGATTTGGGTGCTGCAGTGACACGCTCCAAGAGCTCCTTGCCTACACTTGGTGCTATTGATCTTCTTATCTTTTCTGGCTTGTTACTCATCGTAATTTTCGCTTGGTTTGATACGCGCGAAATGACACTGCTCGGTCGCGTATTTCCAGTACTGGCAATTGGCATCATCTTGGTGGCGGGTGGCGCTGAAATACTCAGAATGTGCATTCGCAGCGTAAAATGGGAAACACAGCCCATGCGCGAGGAGATAGTTTGGCTCGGCGGGTTTTTCTCTCTGGTTGGCCTTGTCCTCACTATCGGCTTTATTTCTAGCGCAACGCTATTTAGCCTCGCATTTCTCCTTTTTTTCGCCAAAATAAAGCCCTGGTTGGCATTGGGACTTGCGTCAGGCGTCTGTATTTTCTTGCTCACCATGGCCCACTTCATGAGCCTGACCTATCCCTCAGGCATTCTGGACAGCTGGTTGTTTGGCTAA
- a CDS encoding DMT family transporter, with protein sequence MPLRDLLLGLGVIAIWALNIIVIKLGVAEIPPLLLTTLRFILVALLLVPFYPVPRHQLPFLLMLSVTFGTLHFALLFIGLEQAEAGTGALLVQMGTPFATLLAVIFLKERLGPKRLIGLLLSFAGVLVLAGGPTLPSPLPLTILLLSALGWAVSQLLIKRGPNIAPLALAGWVALFAVPQVALGSWLFESDHLEALTHAGWAGWGAVVYTAVMSSIVGYGIWYALLRRHPVNRVVPMTLLVPVLAVLLGTLLLGDSLGFHKLAGGGLVVAGIALIILRFGRARVP encoded by the coding sequence GTGCCACTTCGCGATCTGCTGCTGGGCCTGGGCGTCATTGCCATCTGGGCGCTGAACATCATTGTCATCAAGCTCGGCGTGGCGGAAATCCCGCCGCTCTTGCTGACCACCCTACGCTTCATTCTGGTCGCCTTGCTGCTGGTGCCCTTCTATCCGGTGCCACGTCATCAGCTGCCGTTCCTGCTCATGCTGTCGGTGACGTTCGGCACGCTGCACTTCGCCCTTCTATTCATTGGCCTCGAGCAGGCCGAAGCAGGCACCGGGGCCCTGCTGGTCCAGATGGGTACGCCTTTCGCCACGCTGCTGGCCGTGATCTTTCTCAAGGAGCGGCTCGGCCCCAAGCGGCTGATCGGCCTGTTGCTCTCCTTTGCCGGCGTGCTGGTGCTGGCCGGCGGCCCCACCCTGCCCTCACCGCTGCCGTTGACCATTCTACTGCTCAGTGCGCTGGGCTGGGCCGTCTCGCAGTTGTTGATCAAGCGTGGGCCGAACATAGCGCCACTCGCCCTGGCCGGCTGGGTCGCACTGTTCGCCGTACCCCAGGTAGCGCTGGGTTCCTGGCTGTTCGAATCCGACCATCTCGAGGCATTGACGCATGCCGGCTGGGCCGGCTGGGGAGCGGTGGTCTATACCGCCGTGATGTCATCGATCGTCGGCTACGGTATCTGGTATGCCCTGCTGCGCCGCCATCCGGTCAATCGCGTGGTGCCGATGACGCTACTGGTACCGGTACTGGCCGTACTGCTCGGGACACTCCTGCTGGGCGATAGCCTCGGTTTCCACAAGCTTGCGGGCGGCGGGCTGGTGGTTGCTGGTATCGCGCTGATCATCTTGCGCTTCGGGCGCGCCAGGGTGCCTTAA
- a CDS encoding DUF192 domain-containing protein, producing MSLTRREVLAAMAATLVMPKTLLAAGSNTGEMTWERAVLAIHSNQGPHRLEVEVAKSFAQRGRGLMDRDALDPDSGMLFLYRRPQPPRMGFWMFRTRIPLDIAFIGEDGSILNIATMAPCASSDPNHCPVTHAGVTYIAALEVNAGYFAEHGIAVGDCVVLPGREGMCQF from the coding sequence ATGTCCCTGACTCGTCGAGAAGTACTGGCCGCCATGGCCGCTACCCTGGTTATGCCCAAGACGCTGCTGGCTGCGGGGAGCAACACGGGAGAGATGACCTGGGAGCGTGCGGTCCTGGCGATTCACAGCAATCAAGGCCCGCATCGTCTCGAGGTCGAAGTGGCGAAGAGCTTTGCCCAGCGTGGCCGGGGCTTGATGGACCGTGACGCACTCGATCCCGATAGCGGGATGCTGTTTCTCTATCGTCGGCCGCAGCCTCCCCGCATGGGGTTCTGGATGTTCCGCACTCGTATTCCGCTGGATATCGCCTTTATCGGCGAGGATGGCAGCATCCTCAATATCGCTACCATGGCCCCCTGCGCTTCAAGCGATCCCAACCACTGCCCGGTGACCCACGCAGGCGTCACCTATATCGCGGCGCTAGAAGTCAACGCGGGTTACTTCGCCGAACACGGCATAGCGGTGGGCGACTGCGTCGTGCTGCCGGGGCGAGAAGGAATGTGTCAGTTTTAA
- a CDS encoding oxidoreductase, translated as MAVPLSSHGLADTPYPRDMPILTLVSAEGARHHLSLDMLEVLPLRTVEGRLPNVSDTTALWQGVSLRVLLAHYDLPLPSRFKASALNGYSDIIPVQDIDDYDPIVAYQRKGEYLSISELGPLVIMYPYGDHPELSVSQYHSRTVWQLNELYLK; from the coding sequence GTGGCAGTACCACTTTCCAGCCACGGTTTGGCCGACACCCCCTATCCGCGCGACATGCCGATATTGACTCTGGTGAGCGCCGAAGGGGCTCGTCATCACCTTAGCCTGGACATGCTGGAAGTGCTGCCGCTCAGGACGGTGGAAGGCCGACTCCCCAATGTCAGCGATACTACCGCCCTATGGCAGGGGGTATCGTTGCGCGTACTGCTTGCACATTACGACTTGCCCCTTCCCAGCCGCTTCAAGGCCAGTGCGCTAAACGGTTACAGCGATATCATTCCCGTTCAGGATATCGATGACTATGATCCGATCGTCGCCTATCAACGTAAGGGAGAGTACCTCTCGATCAGCGAACTTGGACCGCTGGTCATCATGTACCCCTATGGCGACCATCCCGAACTCTCCGTGAGCCAGTATCACAGTCGCACCGTCTGGCAACTCAATGAGCTGTACCTGAAGTGA
- a CDS encoding sensor domain-containing diguanylate cyclase: MTPTEVTRRITRRPTFIFMLMGVMVSMIIAILAGLWLVNTMYAKYSSPGQYSDVWRSYLLHSSVRELIDTSQDVLEGRSTPYDLIKQLEVMQSSISTLESTKIFSHLSGLRPEVNDTLRRLQTVNEEWQAQISWHETDKAAQLAAEIVTALPPLLADTHEVVVATNIAVANQFDSERQKLRATFQYLAWTLLALGLSCILLTLKLIRDHRNTRRLALELSSLNASLEQRVVDRTRRLYEREILLRTILDSSPSDIVLMDVIDGRIHYVSERLLTEYRQRGSRHFSLRELFVDEQQYDAFQQRLKAQPRLDNWEARLGPGAPYWALLSTRELSIEDRQVVLIWSLDISERKQMEGELKRLAATDPLTNLNNRRSFLRQSITLFRRAAREGEACTALAIDIDHFKQVNDTHGHQAGDAVLQGIAELMKRHIDRQGVLGRLGGEEFAAILPGMTVDDAWAVAEELRRAAARQPHSIGNDETLSVTISIGIATALADDNMSSKELLGRADKALYQAKADGRNRCVHLAGVEAAVTSV, from the coding sequence GTGACGCCCACCGAGGTCACACGGCGTATCACGCGGCGTCCCACCTTCATTTTCATGCTGATGGGGGTGATGGTGAGCATGATCATCGCCATCCTGGCAGGCTTGTGGCTGGTGAACACCATGTACGCCAAGTACTCCTCTCCCGGCCAATACAGCGATGTGTGGCGCAGCTATCTGCTGCACTCCTCGGTGCGTGAGTTGATCGATACCTCACAGGACGTGCTGGAGGGTCGCTCAACCCCCTACGACTTGATCAAGCAACTCGAGGTGATGCAAAGCAGTATCAGTACACTTGAGTCGACCAAGATCTTTTCCCATCTCAGCGGGCTACGTCCGGAGGTGAATGACACGCTTCGACGCCTTCAGACGGTGAACGAAGAGTGGCAAGCACAAATTTCCTGGCACGAGACCGACAAGGCAGCGCAGCTTGCCGCCGAGATCGTAACGGCGCTGCCGCCCCTCCTTGCCGATACCCATGAAGTGGTGGTCGCCACCAATATCGCGGTTGCCAATCAGTTCGACAGCGAACGGCAGAAACTTCGGGCTACTTTCCAGTATCTCGCCTGGACGCTATTGGCATTGGGACTGAGCTGCATCCTGCTCACACTGAAACTGATTCGCGATCATCGCAATACCCGACGCCTGGCGCTCGAGCTCAGCTCGCTCAATGCCTCGCTCGAGCAACGTGTCGTGGATCGCACCCGCCGCCTCTACGAGCGGGAAATCCTGCTGCGCACCATCCTTGACTCCAGTCCCAGCGATATCGTCCTGATGGATGTCATAGACGGACGCATTCACTACGTCAGCGAGAGGCTTCTCACCGAGTACCGACAGAGAGGTAGCAGACACTTTTCGCTACGCGAGCTGTTCGTCGACGAGCAGCAGTACGACGCCTTTCAACAACGCCTGAAAGCCCAACCCCGGCTGGACAATTGGGAAGCGCGCCTGGGACCGGGCGCCCCCTACTGGGCGCTGCTCTCGACGCGTGAGCTGAGCATCGAAGATCGGCAGGTGGTACTGATCTGGAGTCTCGACATCAGCGAGCGCAAGCAGATGGAGGGTGAGCTCAAGCGACTCGCGGCCACCGACCCCCTCACCAACCTGAACAATCGCCGCAGCTTCCTGCGACAGAGCATCACGCTGTTTCGGCGAGCGGCCCGGGAGGGGGAAGCCTGCACCGCGCTGGCAATCGATATCGACCACTTCAAGCAGGTCAACGACACACACGGCCACCAGGCCGGTGATGCCGTGCTGCAGGGCATCGCCGAGCTGATGAAACGGCACATCGACAGGCAGGGCGTGCTAGGACGTCTGGGAGGAGAGGAGTTTGCTGCCATCTTGCCTGGCATGACGGTTGACGACGCCTGGGCGGTCGCCGAGGAGCTCAGGCGTGCGGCTGCCCGACAGCCGCATAGTATCGGCAATGACGAGACATTGAGCGTCACCATCAGCATCGGCATCGCAACCGCGCTTGCCGATGACAACATGTCATCCAAGGAGCTGCTGGGACGTGCCGACAAGGCGCTCTACCAGGCCAAGGCCGACGGACGCAATCGTTGCGTACACCTGGCGGGTGTCGAGGCGGCTGTCACTTCCGTGTGA
- a CDS encoding ABC transporter ATP-binding protein, translating into MSDLEVEVHQPGPIPLAATFSCASGELLALVGPSGGGKTTLLRAIAGLYRPAWGRITCAGRTWLDTESGRYLTPQQRHIGFVFQDYALFPHLTALENVTAGMEHLPPQRRLARAQEWLARVRLEGLERRYPGELSGGQRQRVAVARALAREPRVLLLDEPFSAVDQVTRRRLQRELALLRREIDIPMLLVTHDLEEASALADRLCVLQAGRTLQAGPPETLFRRPASPEVARLLDRNNVFRGRLIATPHGPRLEWGDHCLELREAVAVPPAGAEVHWYVPPADVVLHRRGRPSRGERENPIEGEIREIVVLGGITHITLAFVHTEETLRFEVATHAARRNGLREGEAVGVSLLAEGLHVMTH; encoded by the coding sequence GTGTCTGATCTCGAGGTGGAAGTACATCAGCCGGGACCGATTCCGTTGGCCGCGACGTTCTCCTGCGCCTCGGGCGAGCTGTTGGCGTTGGTTGGCCCCTCGGGGGGAGGAAAGACCACGCTGCTACGCGCCATCGCCGGGCTCTATCGCCCCGCATGGGGACGCATCACCTGCGCCGGGAGGACCTGGCTGGACACCGAGTCGGGCCGTTATCTCACGCCGCAGCAGCGACATATCGGCTTCGTGTTTCAGGACTATGCGCTGTTTCCACACCTTACCGCGCTTGAGAACGTCACGGCGGGGATGGAGCATCTCCCTCCACAGCGGCGCCTGGCCCGTGCACAAGAGTGGCTTGCTCGGGTGCGTCTCGAAGGGCTGGAGCGACGCTATCCTGGCGAGCTTTCGGGGGGACAGCGCCAGCGTGTGGCGGTGGCCCGGGCCCTGGCTCGAGAACCACGGGTGCTGCTGCTCGACGAGCCTTTCTCCGCCGTCGACCAGGTCACCCGGCGGCGTCTGCAGCGCGAGCTGGCGCTACTGCGTCGCGAGATCGATATCCCCATGCTATTGGTGACCCACGACCTGGAGGAAGCGAGCGCCCTGGCCGATCGGCTGTGCGTGTTGCAGGCGGGGAGGACGCTTCAGGCCGGGCCGCCGGAGACGCTCTTCCGCCGCCCTGCGTCGCCCGAGGTGGCGAGGCTGCTCGATCGCAACAATGTGTTTCGCGGCAGACTGATCGCTACGCCTCATGGTCCCCGGCTCGAGTGGGGGGACCACTGCCTGGAGCTGCGCGAAGCGGTGGCCGTGCCACCGGCCGGCGCGGAGGTGCACTGGTACGTGCCTCCCGCGGATGTAGTGCTGCATCGACGTGGTCGCCCGTCGCGCGGCGAGCGCGAGAATCCTATCGAGGGAGAGATCCGCGAGATAGTGGTTCTCGGCGGAATCACCCACATCACGCTTGCCTTCGTGCATACCGAGGAGACGCTGCGTTTCGAGGTTGCCACCCACGCCGCGCGCCGTAACGGTTTGAGGGAGGGCGAAGCAGTAGGCGTCTCGCTACTCGCCGAAGGGCTGCATGTCATGACGCACTGA
- the modB gene encoding molybdate ABC transporter permease subunit, giving the protein MDWSALAVSLQLATLTCLLLLPVGLWLGRALAVARFRGRALCEALVALPLVMPPTVLGFYLMLSFGIDAPFGALWQRFTGSGLNFTFTGILLASLVVNLPFAVQPIQRAFENVPANLREAAWCSGMSPWRTLLRIELPLVWPGLVSAMALTFAHTLGEFGVILMVGGSIEGETRTLAISIYDRVQAFDERGASTMSAMLLLISLVTIGVVYGMARRGRGLRV; this is encoded by the coding sequence ATGGATTGGAGTGCCCTGGCGGTCTCGCTGCAATTGGCGACGCTCACCTGCCTGCTGCTGCTGCCGGTGGGACTGTGGCTGGGACGGGCGCTTGCCGTGGCGCGCTTTCGCGGCCGCGCGTTGTGCGAGGCGCTGGTGGCGCTGCCGCTGGTGATGCCCCCTACCGTGCTGGGTTTCTATCTGATGCTGTCGTTCGGCATCGACGCACCGTTCGGCGCGCTATGGCAGCGTTTCACCGGGAGCGGGCTCAACTTTACCTTCACCGGCATCCTGCTAGCCTCGCTGGTGGTCAACCTGCCCTTCGCCGTGCAGCCGATCCAGCGCGCCTTCGAGAACGTACCCGCCAATCTGCGCGAGGCGGCCTGGTGCAGCGGCATGTCGCCATGGCGCACCTTGCTGCGCATCGAGTTGCCGCTAGTGTGGCCGGGGCTAGTCTCGGCTATGGCGCTGACCTTCGCCCACACCTTGGGTGAATTCGGTGTGATTTTGATGGTGGGCGGCTCCATCGAGGGCGAGACACGCACCCTGGCGATCAGCATCTACGATCGCGTCCAGGCCTTCGACGAGCGCGGTGCGAGTACCATGTCGGCGATGCTGCTGCTGATCTCGCTGGTGACCATCGGCGTGGTCTATGGGATGGCGCGTCGCGGGAGGGGGCTGCGTGTCTGA
- the modA gene encoding molybdate ABC transporter substrate-binding protein, with the protein MFKLLRGVLLTMLCLPTFAHAGVPTVAAASDLQFALSELAERFQAEQGLEVRLNFGSSGNFRRQIAQGAPFELYLSADEAYVEALHQEGRTEDAGVRYAIGRLVWLQRTGRGDLPTEDDPMAGLEEALAALRDGRGRLRIALANPEHAPYGVAAQQALEHAGLWDEMQPLKILGENVSQAAQFALSADARGGLVAYSLALAGPLQERGEHLLIPDSWHAPLYQRMALIRGASETARAFYAYLQDDEAREILARYGFALPDASSAEEP; encoded by the coding sequence ATGTTCAAGTTGCTGCGAGGGGTGTTGCTGACCATGCTTTGTCTACCCACCTTTGCCCATGCTGGCGTACCCACCGTCGCGGCGGCATCCGACCTGCAGTTCGCGCTGAGCGAGCTGGCCGAGCGCTTCCAGGCTGAACAGGGCCTGGAGGTGCGCCTCAATTTCGGTTCATCGGGCAACTTTCGCCGTCAGATCGCCCAGGGTGCCCCCTTCGAGCTCTATCTCTCCGCCGACGAGGCCTATGTCGAGGCACTGCACCAGGAGGGGCGCACCGAGGATGCCGGGGTGCGCTATGCGATCGGCCGACTGGTATGGCTGCAGCGCACCGGGCGTGGCGATCTGCCAACGGAGGATGACCCGATGGCGGGGTTAGAGGAAGCGCTTGCCGCCCTGCGTGACGGACGCGGACGACTGCGCATCGCGCTGGCCAATCCCGAACACGCTCCCTACGGCGTGGCAGCGCAGCAGGCGCTGGAACATGCCGGACTGTGGGACGAGATGCAACCGCTCAAGATCCTTGGCGAAAATGTCTCCCAGGCGGCGCAGTTCGCACTCTCTGCCGATGCGCGGGGCGGGCTGGTTGCCTACTCTCTGGCGCTTGCCGGACCCTTGCAGGAACGCGGCGAGCATTTGCTGATTCCCGACTCGTGGCACGCTCCGCTCTATCAGCGCATGGCCTTGATCCGCGGCGCGAGCGAGACGGCCCGTGCCTTCTATGCCTATCTCCAGGATGACGAAGCGCGCGAGATCCTGGCGCGTTACGGCTTCGCCCTGCCGGATGCTTCTTCGGCAGAGGAGCCTTGA